TTGTTTTGTAAATAGGCTAGCACAAAAGAGAAATCTTGTTACAATTACAACTAGACTAAAAATAActtcatctgaaaataaaagtaaatagtGCATTTTTTGCCTTCATTCAGATGCACATCATCATGCAAACTATGGAAGTTGACTATGGTGGGGAATTTGAGGCTGGGTAGTTGTTGAAGGAGCTGACgcattgatttcagtggaactGTAGACTGCTGGTCCGGTCAAGGTGAAGAAGCATCAATAACCCTTTGTGGCTGACAGGGGGGCTGTCTCAACTGCCAGCAGCAAGGGGCTAATGCTGAAACATTCCCAAAGATTGTCAGCTTCCAGGCCCATCTCCACACTGCACATTCACAGATGCACAAGCCCTGCTGCTGTTCCACTGCAAATCCTGAGGAAGCTCCAGTGCAGACGCCTCACTCCCTCCAGCAGGAAGATGGGTTCTGGCCTCCTGTGTGCACGATGGCTGAAAACAtggtccctgctgctcctgctcccagccaggctgcaggaaatGACAAGAGTTTGTTATGCTTCTGATTCCTCCCCTTGTTCACGTATGGCTCCATCCTCTTCTGACTCATCATTCAGAAGAATGAACTTCCCATCATTTGTTAATGGCACAGACTTCATTAGCTGAGCTAGTGCTTCTGGAtcctgaaagggaaaaaaaaacccacaagggAGTTCAGCAGGCTCCAGCACTCCTTGAGGAACACACGCTTCTCCCAGCACTTCTTGGTAAAGTTTTGCAACTCTTTTATGACAACCTTTAGACTAAAGTTTTGAAACTTAAACAATCCCTTTTGGTTCAAATAAACCCCCGCCTTGAGtatgtgaggggaaaaaaacagttatTCACTttgagcttttattttgctgttcttatCTGGCATTGCTAGAATTACTGAAAAACAAGGGGGAAAATTAACTACATTAATTATTATACCTGTACTTATTACCTGTGACTAAAAGCTCATTTCCCCAACTGTTCTGAAATCTTAGCAGCAAAAATATACAGCATGTATTGATGTATTAGTGTCACATCTTCCTATAGGTAAAATTTCTCTAGGAGGAGTTAAGTAACATTGCCATTCATTTTGAGTGGAAAAACACTCTACCCCacagtgtttggggttttctgacAACTTTGCTCACAGCTTCCATTCCAACATGAATAACTGAATTTGTATAGTTCTGAATCTGATTTAGGGTGGCAAAATTTTATCTCTAATCAAGCTACTGCAAAGTCAAACTGAGTTTATTTTCATATGAACTACCCAGGGGCTGTGTTAAATAGAGTGCTCAGAACTTTGTGATTAGGAGGAATTGCAGTTCTCCTTTCTTAGGCACACCAGAGGTACTTGGAGGGTGCAAGCAAAAGCAGAATAGGATGTATCACAATGCAGACATGGAGAATGAAACAAGCTTACCTTCCTTGCCTCAatgatttcttttcccaagCTAATGGCATAGCAAATCTATAACAAACAAGAAATATATGTAAAGttcaggtttggggtttgtttgtttcttaattgGGACTAAAACACAGACGTGTCAATGCACACCTAGTCCTAAATACAGGTCTAACAGCAGAGGTGGAATACCCCTTCACTATGCTAACCACGTAAGACTATCTTGGGTTCTGCTTCAGAGCTCACTTAGGCTGGTAAATCGCTGCACTCACAGTTTTACTCACTAAACTTTATTTCCAAACCCAGGGGATCTTTCCAGTGCATGTAAGAGTGGTGTTAAGACATAAGTTCTCCAGCACATTCCTTATTTCTAATAGTCTGTCGTTATCCCATGCAGCGTATCGTTTCACCACACCTAGTGGTGTTACCACGGAATGGCTGCCCTGTCTTTTGAAAGCTTCACAAATGTGCATGTCTTAACATGAGCTGATGTTCACACTTGTTACTGCTGGTGCTTGGCACACGCTTCCCCCTCTCTCTCACTGCTGGTGTGAGCAACCACATCCTTTCTTCCTTGTggcacatgctgctgcagcatctatATGCTATCACCATGTTGAAGCATGTTTTCTTGGCAAGAAACTGAGCTGCTCTTGCTTCTGTAGCACTGTTTCCCAGATGTGTAAGGCAAGAAGCGCAAGACCTCTTCTCtaaattaagtattttattaaatcttATGCaaaccttttctccttctgtgttGCTCTCAAAAACATATGCGCTCATGGATTCTTCTCCCACCGGCTCACTCAGATGGACCACAAAGCCAATCAGTCGCCTGTTATCCTGATGAGCAGCAAACTGTGTCACAGTGGGGAGGTCAAACTGGAAAAGTGTCATGAAGGATTTAGTTTTTTAATCAGCATATGGTTTGCTTGGTCAAGAGCTCAAGTTCATGTGACTTGAGTATTCAGTGCTGTGGCAGAAAACCAGGTTCAAAACAGAAGTTACTTACACTTGTGCGTGTAACTTGGGTCTGAGGATCTATTAACCTGCAATTGTGTGTAGgggacaaaaagaaagaaattattttagagtGATTGTTAGtcatttcaaaatgctgtatAATAAAAAGGCAATTGCTATAGCAGTTTTACAGATAAGGAAATGTGCACAGAATCAAGTACTTTATCAGTGATCCCAAGTTGGTCAATGGCAAGGTTCAAGCTCTAGACCCTGACTCCCAGCTGCCTGACCCGTGTAAGTCACAGGATCTTTCTGAAGCACTGATCTGGTAAGCACCCTGACTGCACGTGCTACCGCACTGGATGTAAACGCACTCCAGCTAAAGTAAAGATCTTGCTTCAGCACATTCTCCATTGACAAGACTGTCCACAAGACAGCGATGGCTCTCTTGCTGTTACTACATGTAAGGAGAGAGCatcttcagtgctttttttttttttttgcatctttatCCTTGCAGAACCTTGTAGCCCCACTGCATCCCCTAAGTTTGGTAGGATGTTCTTACAACTTTCTAGATACTACAGAGtaagaaaaagacacatttttacAAAGTAATCTTAGGATCTTGCTCTCTCGAAGGGTATatttttcttgggaaaacaaGCCCCAAATATACTTTACTAATCACAAGTTGTACGAAGAGAATAGAACATTGACAAATTGAAGGTTTCACAGTACCTCAAGTTCTTGCTGGTGACCATGAGATGGGATTCAGTCATACGGAATATGTTGTGGATGGCACGAGCAGCTAACACTTGTCTCATTGCTTCATAAATCACCTCACTTGTGGCATCTGACTGGACAGCCATAGAGCCCAAAAACCGAACTATGAACATCTGCTGCAAGAGTGAATCTGTAAGATAAAAGGTGTgatctgctttgctgtgctgcctcagttttccagcagctcaagttatttatgaaataattttttttcacttaagaAACCCAAGAGTAAATCCTGTGGGTGGTGAATGTTGTGAGCAGTGACTTCCTGCTGCGAGCCAGGCAGGGCCCTGACCCAGTTTTAAACAGTGCTTGAACTGGCAGCAAGCGTGCGTATGTGAAACCACAGTTGCTTGGAAACTCTCAAAGTGTAACTGGTCCTTTATGCCTTATTTGTTAGTAGAATTTACTTGCCTGTCTTATCAGGTGCATGTAAACCATGCATGTAAACCGTGATAAACTTATGACTGTGCACAAGCCTTGGCTTCCATCAAATTAACTCTTATCTTTAAACCTTGTGCATTCCTCGCATTCTGTATCCTTCTGACCTTCCATGCAGCTGGGTCTAGTGAGGTTGTCATTAAATTCTTCCCTGCCCATTGACTATCACAAGACAACTCCTACTTGCAACTCAGTACCCATTATGTGACAAGGCCACCATTTGATGAGGCTCTCGTTATGGTTGGCGGTGAGCAAGGTAAAGTGGGATGAGTCCTGCTGAATGTAATGGTTCAAAGGCCACAACAGCTATGTCTCCATTGCACAAGAGACCACAAAGACTGATACATAGCAGCTTGAGCTGAGCAACACCAATCCACATGTGCAGCATGAGATGCAGGGCAGTCACTTGAGCACTGCACTCTCTTTGGTGTGCTGCAGTGGAGTAGGGCGCTGCTGCGGACACTGCGGAGGTGCTTgtcacagctgctctgctgccaggcagcttGCAACCATCCTACCTTGCACTGGGGTAGCACACATAACTGTTAAGGCttgttcagccaggagaagagaaggctccggggagaccttagagcagcttccggTACCTAAcggggcctacaagaaatctggagaggcaCTAATTACAAGgccatgtagtgacaggacaagggagaatggctttaaactgacagaggcCAGATTTATgttagaaagaagttcttcactatgagggtggtgagacactggcacaggttgcccagagaaagctgtggctgccccatccctgaaagtgtccaaggccaggttggactaATTTTATCTGGAAAAATGAAGCACTCACCTTCCTCTTCATCTTTGCTGCTGTCTTCAGATTCCCCAAATGGATTTGCACGCCTATGAAGTAAGAATAAAAGCTGTAATTACAGATTCTGGTCAGCACACACATGCTGCAATACCTAATCTTCTCCCCTGAAATCACTCTGCTAAGGTGATCGATCACTGTCTCTGGCTATACCTGCCACCTCTGTTCTGGTCCAGGAATTCCATGGCAGGCAATACGATATCAAACTGAATTGGTGTTCCAGGAGCAATGAGTTGTGTGGAGTCTTGAATGCCGGCTGATTCACTGGgaattattttatcattttccaTATTCTTTACATTCTGGCTAAAatgaaaatgggagaaaaaaaatgtttcagtcaACCAGTGATGCCCTATCTTTGCTCTGGGAGGGAGACGAGATTATTCAAAAATCCAAAGCGGGATTGAACCACTATCCATAAACTTAAAAGTATTTACCTGTCACTGAGGACTCCAATAAAATCTCTGTTGTACCTAAAATTGTTTAGGACAAATGTAAATGCTGGCATATTAAACCTGCCTGCAGATCAAAGCTGAGTGCGGGCTGGCTTTCGGCAGCAGGCTGCTGTTggcctccctgccctccagTGGCCATATTCCTAGCAGCGCGATCAGCTCACACAGCAGAGACCTGGACTTGTGCCTGCAGGTGCAAATGGCAATCCTGACATCTTTTTAAGATCTTCCTTGGCCACAGGCTAGTCACGATGCAATAGTTCTGAAGTATTATTACACACTGGGGCTGATTTCTTCCTGCACCTTTTCTCAAAGAGAATGAAATCCCAAGTTTCCCACAGCTACAGAAGGCTTCGCTATTGACACATTACTCCATGTGGTGCACTGGGTTTATCCTATTTGTagaaagttttctgtttctttctggttGCACACAGATGTAAAAGTGACTCTGGAGATTAGCTGTGAATGAAATAGCTATTTCCTTTGCCCAGTGAAATAGATGGCAATACTGTTCTATTTATAAATAGAGGAGCTGCACTgtgaataaaatcagaaagaaattgaCTGGCATTCTCCCTGGATATAGAGAATCTTTGGAATCTGTAAGCAATCATAATAAAGGGAATCATAACTCATAGCAAAGGCACTGGCCTGAGAGAAGtaaaagagctggaaaaggtTTGAATTTCTAGAAGTAAATATCTTAAGTAAGAATTTACCATTTTCTAACAAAACTTGCAGAAAAGTCTCTTCATGTTGAAGTCGGTGTAACACAAACTtgccttattttatttatcacactgcttttgaaagctgGATTTCAGTCCAGCACTGAGCTTGAAAGCCATTTCTGATGATGAAGTCTAAATATTTCCCACTGGGCAAGATGCCACGATCACATGGACACAAAGAAAtgatatataaaatacatattttgaataTCCTAGAGCATTATTAACAATTTTTGAAGGAGGGGAGCTTTACTGGTTCCCCAGGGATATTGCTGGGAGGGTTATTGCTGAATGAGCACAAGAGAACAACAGGAATTATTCTGACAACAGTGTAAGGCATATTCCTGTGACTGACAGGAACTGCTTGAGGCAGTACACAAGAATATACTTACTTCAATGTATATTGAGGACTCTGCTGTATTACTTACATTACAAGTCATTCCTTTACAGCAAAGCACATACAACTACAGCATTGTTTGTCCctaaagaaacagcaaaatcccACTGGCAACCGCAAGATGCTACCCTCAACATGGAGCATCTCTTACagctttcagaaggaaacaTCAGAAGCAGATGAAATTTGCTGGAACACACAGGCTTGTAAAGCCAGGGCCTACACAGGGCTTTCTACTGAGTGCCTTTTGCCCTGTAGAAAGGGCATGACTGAGCACTTGGGCTCTAGGCTGTGCAAGTGAGAATGTTACCTGGGGTGGCGAACTTCAAGTTTCTTCCCAAAGCTGGTAATGGGAGTCACTGCTTGTAGAGCTGTCTGATTTAACTTGATTGCAGCTGCCTATGGAAACAAGACACAACAGCTCTTTGACACATGTACTTTACATTGCCACATAAAGAACAATGGGAAAGCGAGTTGGAAGGAACAGACTGAAAGATGGAAACAAGCTCCCACCTCTGGATTGTCAGTGAGATAGATCTGTCTGGAGATGTTGTTGATGGCACATATCCACTAGAAGAGAAAGATGACACTGAACTCTTCAAGCTCTCTTGTATTCAAGAATAAcaacattaagaaaatatttttacctcCTCGtattctttcttgctttctgcttgAAGGGTTATACccctaaaatataaaaacagtTTATCAGTGCAAACAGTGGACTCCAGGACGGTTTGACTCCAGGTCTTAAAATAATGTCACCAAGCTTTGTATCTATTAACcatcaaaagaacaaaattcagGAATAAGCTGCAGCTAAAGGATACCGCATATGCTGTTCAAGCAGTTGTGGGGGAGGATGGGAAGGAATATGCTTTTAATTTGGAAACATCCTTCTGGAAACCCAAAAAGGCATACTATTATAGTAAGCATGTTTTAcatgaaacagcagctgaacGGGTAGGTGTGACTGGCTGTCCTCAAATAAAACCTGTCTCATACGCTTTGCCTGTAGGAGTAGTGATCTGAAAGCAGTATCTTCTGTCTTCGCAGTCTACAGCCATAACAGAGCAGTTGTCCAGGTCCTGAATCAATCCTCCAGCTACTGCTCCCCTTGGCTGACACATCAAGTTGCCACCTTGAGTGAAGAAATACAGCCTTTCCCAAGTTGTAGTCACCAGACCTGTTTTACTGAAGACAAGATGCAGTGATAAAGACTCATTACTATTTAGAAATCACTCCAAACATACGTGAAACTGCAAACGTACCCTGATACTAATCTGAACTTTATGTCCAAccctgggattttttttttttttttatgattagTCTCTTAAGTAAAAGCAGCACCTCACGTATTCCTAGCAGAGACTAATCCttaatgaaagctgaaaaattaaactaattcCAAATGCCCCAAGTTAAAAACATTCTCTGCAATATCTCCTAGTTAAGGAgtaaaaagaattattattaaCTGACATGAAATACTATTAAACtggataaggaaaaaaaaatatgcaatctgaagagcagcatcagctatttcagcacaaaaaaatcatcattaaaaaagaaaaaagtatctcCTGCAAGTGGTATCTCTGAGTCCATCTTCTTCCTACCTATGGAGTCCTATTATGTTGTAATCCAGCTCTTAGAATGCTACAAGAAATTAGTAAGTGTCTActcacacaaaaataattactaGTCAAATTAAATGAACTGATATTTAATACATAAACAGGGTTACTATATGGCACCAGTATACACAGCTCCTGAGGAAGCCGATGGAagattttatttggaaaatctGCACAGGTAACTCCATGTATGGTATACATTCAAAGTTATGCACTTGCATTGTCTATAAAGCTTTTATCTATGTAAAGGAGATTGTTTATGAAAGCATGTAGTAACTACAAAATATAACTATTTCTgtaaacactgttttctttagcTCTAATAACTGGAACAATCTGAACCCAGCCCCATCAGTTTTTAGCCACTTCAATGCACGGAATCACCCCTGTAGGTGAATTCAACGAGaaataaacttctgttttgaGGAAAACAGTTTCAAATACCCCTAATTTAGCTTCTAAAACACACTTCCAAAGATGACAGAGATACTTGGGAGCTGAAGAGTACAGCCACCACAGTGATTCAGGAGCTTCAAACATCATTACCTGAGGAGCCTTTACAACCTAAAAAGTGTAGCAGCTAGTTAGAAACGAAACAAACCAGCAAGTAGCAAGAGTTCTTACTTTCTAAGATTAAGGTAGCCAGCCTTCTGGATGAGATTTCTGTTAATAACAGGTGAAGTTACATCAGAATCTGGGGTGTAAACAGATTCATTAACTGCAATTAAATCCTGTTGGGATACCCtcattttttcagcttcagcaTCCAGCTCTCCCTGTATGCTGGAAGAAAAACCAACACAAGAAGAAACCCAAAGCCATCGTTAGTCAATTTATACCAGGATATAGCTAACATCTGTAAgtcaaaatgaacaaaaataccAGTTGAGATACAGAATCTTTGGGAAGGCAACAGCCAGTGCAGGTTTATCAAGGGCAAATCAAGCCTGACCATCCTGATTGCCATCTGTGATGCAACGACTAGCTTGGTGGGCGGGAGAAGAGCAGTGGATGCTGTTTCACTTCAGGAAGACCTTTCACACGGTCTCCATAGTATCCTTATAGCCAAATTAGTGAAATACATGCTGGAGAAGTCGACTACAAGATGGGTAGAAAACACATCTGGGCTACAGGGCTCAAAGGGTTGTAATCAGTGAGATGAAGCCCAACCAGTACCCAGCTATTAGTGATGTTCCTCATGGGTCAATACTGAGGCTTGCAGGTTTACAGTCTTTAATGAGAGCTGGACAACCCACATGAGCAGATGACAATAAACTGGGAAGACTGATTGACAGATATGGTGAAGTGGAGAGTTCAGAAGAACCTTGacatgctgcagaaatgggCAGACAGGAGCTTCATGGAGTTCAGAAAGGACAAATAGTCCTGCTGGGATGGAATAACCCCATGCAACTGTAAAGGATGGAAGGCATCTGGATAGAAAATAACTTGCAGCAAAGGCCCTGGGGGTCCTAGAGGacaagttgaacatgagccagcacCACACCCTTGCAGCAAAAAAAGGACAGCCACATCCTGGGCTACATGAGCAAGAGCATAGCCAGTAGGTCAGAGGAAGGAATTATTCCCACCTGTTCAGCACTGGTGAAACTCCAGCAGAAGCACTGTGTCTAGTTTTGGTGCCCCAGCACAcacaagacagaaacaaaagtcAAGTGAAAAGCCACCAAGATGGCCAGGCGGCCAGAACATGTGGCCTGAGAAGAAGCTGCTGGAAttgcttttcagtctcatgaAATCAAGGCTAAAGTGGGCGGGATGTCTCACTGCTAGCTTACCCTGATAGGAAAGGTAGTAGCTAGCCGCTTACTGGAATACACAGTGATAGGATGAAAGACAATGGGCTCAAGCTGTAACCAGATACTGTGTGCACCATGCATGAGAGGGagggagacagagagaaagatgCTCAGAATGTGACTGGACACAGTGCTGAGCACTCTGCTCTAGCTGACTCTGCTCTCAGCAGGAGAGCGGACTGACCTCTTGAGTTCCACATTGCAGTGGCTGTTCTTTGACTGTTAGAGAAACAATACTAgcaaatatttgatttattaACTTTTCCAAACTGGAGGAGTTATTAACTGTATCCAGGCTACTAGCAAAACTCATGGGGTGGAAACATAAGAATACTTGACACTGCATACCTTAGAAAGTCCCTAATACCTGCACCTAAGCAATAAGCAATTTTCTGCCTACTTCCTGCCCAAGTGGTTAAACCTTTTGAAGAACTTGAGCATGTAACAGAGACTGTACACAGCAGGACCAGAGATCCATGTAGTCCTGTCTCTGAAAGTGGCAAAAAGCCTGTGGAAAAGtacatgtatttcttctccAGTCTTCACCCCAGTCTTTTGTAGAAGTTGGTGATATCCTGTAACTGTGGAAGTAATGTAGACACATAATGCTGCATTTAAATCAGGACTAAGCAGTATCTGACTGGCCAGGAGAAGGGTTCTTGCATCATCCTGTTAGTCTGTTTCATGTTAGCTCATTTCCAACTTTTCTGCATGTTCAGAAAGCTGAGACTTCCTAAACTCCCACATCACCTCCAAAATGAGAACAGCTGTGTGTGTCTAGCCAAGTCATATGAGAGGCTGAGTTATAAAGGCTGAGTAGTATCATCAGATCTGAATTAAATTAGACCATATTTTGCAAGCTAGTACCTTTTCAACGTTATCGTTAACTGTCAGAATAAGAATTATTTGAATTCCACTTTGAAGTAAAATGGAACAGTGCTGGCAGTTTTTTTACATAAGGGCTACTTCAATGAATCTTTCAATCAGACATTTCTGTTGCAAATTGCTTCCAATAAAACTGCCCTTAGCATCTTCATGGTTCCCAAGACTGGATTACTCTTCCTAAGGCATGTTTCTCCCATCTCCAAggtagaaaggaaagaaaaactgataaTTCTGAAGTTCTATGCACTTGTGGCAATCAGACCACTTGGTTACTGAGAATATTTTAGTGATTGGTCTTGTGTTTTTACGCTGTTAGCAATACTCACtgtataaatgaaaatactgttaaatatGAGACTCAGGTTTCACAGTCAGCTTAAAAACATGCAAGACTACATCACTGCTGGAATTCTGTACCTGCACAATAGGTCTCATCAGCTTGTGGttccaagaaaacaaatctgacaAATAAAAACCCTTTAGCATGATTAGCAAGCAGATCTGACTCACTGAGGCCTTGTGATCCCCAGCACTAAGGAAGTAGAAGAGTGGGCAGCACAGTTTTCAGCGATTGCATAATCTTAAGTCATGAAGCCATGTCCTGTATCAGTAAATGCCAAGCTGCATAGTGTCATTCAGAATTCTCAAGCTTCTCTCTTGATTTTTCTACAGATGTCACACTCCTGTAACTAGTACTTGAGCCGTACTTTCAAGCTTTGCTGTGTGACAGacttaaaacataaaaaacagACTCAGAAAAACAACTGAGCAGCCTATTTTTGCTGCCATTTACTACCATGTACTATCCAGAATTCAAATCCTTTGGGCTTTGGAAAATAAGAGCTTATTCTAT
The window above is part of the Strigops habroptila isolate Jane chromosome 3, bStrHab1.2.pri, whole genome shotgun sequence genome. Proteins encoded here:
- the APPL2 gene encoding DCC-interacting protein 13-beta; its protein translation is MPAVDKLLLEEALQDSPQTRSLLSVFEEDAGTLTEYTNQLLQAMQRVYGAQNEMCLATQQLSKQLLAYEKQHFALGKGDEEVISTLHYFSKVVDELNILHSELAKQLADTMVLPIIQFREKDLTEVSTLKDLFGLASNEHDVSMAKYSRLPKRKENEKLKAEVAKEVANARRKQHLSSLQYYCALNALQYRKRVAMMEPMLGYTRGQINFFKKGAEMFSKRMDSFLSSVSDMVQSIQGELDAEAEKMRVSQQDLIAVNESVYTPDSDVTSPVINRNLIQKAGYLNLRNKTGLVTTTWERLYFFTQGGNLMCQPRGAVAGGLIQDLDNCSVMAVDCEDRRYCFQITTPTGKAGITLQAESKKEYEEWICAINNISRQIYLTDNPEAAAIKLNQTALQAVTPITSFGKKLEVRHPSQNVKNMENDKIIPSESAGIQDSTQLIAPGTPIQFDIVLPAMEFLDQNRGGRRANPFGESEDSSKDEEEDSLLQQMFIVRFLGSMAVQSDATSEVIYEAMRQVLAARAIHNIFRMTESHLMVTSKNLRLIDPQTQVTRTSFDLPTVTQFAAHQDNRRLIGFVVHLSEPVGEESMSAYVFESNTEGEKICYAISLGKEIIEARKDPEALAQLMKSVPLTNDGKFILLNDESEEDGAIREQGEESEA